One Enterococcus silesiacus genomic window carries:
- a CDS encoding ribosome-binding factor A (associates with free 30S ribosomal subunits; essential for efficient processing of 16S rRNA; in Escherichia coli rbfA is induced by cold shock) gives MANYRDRRVGQEIMREINDILRKRVRDPRVQDITITDVRVTGDLQQATIYYSLLSDLASDHQKAQQGLDKAKGLIRKELGQRLTLYKTPELIFEKDESVQYGNHIDELIRKLNQGE, from the coding sequence ATGGCAAATTATCGTGACCGCCGAGTGGGTCAAGAAATCATGCGTGAAATCAATGATATATTGAGAAAACGTGTCAGAGACCCACGTGTGCAAGATATTACAATTACAGACGTTCGAGTAACTGGCGATCTGCAGCAAGCGACGATTTATTACAGTTTGTTATCTGATCTAGCTTCTGATCACCAAAAAGCGCAACAAGGATTAGATAAAGCTAAAGGATTGATTCGTAAAGAATTAGGACAACGTTTGACATTGTATAAAACGCCAGAGCTAATTTTTGAAAAAGATGAGTCCGTTCAATATGGGAATCATATTGACGAATTGATTCGTAAGTTGAATCAAGGCGAATAA